The nucleotide sequence AATGTGAACCCAAATCCTAGATAAAAGTTGAACCATTGCTTTCTGGTGCATTTCCTACCTCTCACATGCTATTTCAGTATGTTCGCTATTATTGGTTAAGTGGTTAAATCGTTTCTCCTTTAAATCTAACATTATGAAGGCTCTAAATCACCGTCTCTATTTCTTTGATCACTTCAACACAATTTCAGGATAAGTGCATTCTATGGACGTCTTTGTCAAAGGACCACCTATGAAGTGATCCGGTGTGTGGTTTTTATTTAGAAACTTGGAAGCAATGGGAAGCAGTAAATTTCCAAAGCGTTACTTAATTGTATTTTTGACCTTCATCTGCACCTCAGTCTGCTACATAGAACGTGTGGGCTTTTCAATTGCGTATACTGCTGCTGCTGATGCTGTAGGAATAAATCAGACTAGCAAAGGTGTAATTCTTTCAACATTTTATTATGGTTATGCCTGTTCACAAGTACCTGGTGGCTGGGTAGCTCAAAAAATAGGGGGACGGCGTGTCCTCCTCTTTTCATTTGTGTTGTGGTCTCTAACCTGTGCTTTTGTACCCCTCGACCCAACTCGACCAATGATCCTAGTAATAGCCCGCTTGCTTGTTGGAGTGGCTCAAGGTTTCATTTTTCCATCTATTCACACAGTCCTTGCACAGTGGGTGCCACCACATGAAAGATCACGATCTGTTTCTTTTACAACTTCTGGAATGTACTTAGGTGCAGCTATGGGCATGCTTATGCTTCCTAGCCTGGTGAAATTTAGGGGTCCTCAATCTGTATTTCTTGCTGAAGCATTTTTAGGTGCAGTGTGGTCTTTAATCTGGTTCACTTATGCAACCGACCCACCTCGATCTGACCATCGAAAAGCAAGTGCTGCCGGCTTTGGAGAATCCTTACTTCCCATCAAAGGGAGTTCAAAGATGAAGGCGGAGAATGGAGTACATTCCAGTAAAATCCCTGGAATTCCATGGAAGCGTATCCTCGTTAGCTTACCGGTTTGGGCCATTGTCGTGAACAATTTCACCTTTCATTATGCTCTTTATGTGCTCATGAACTGGCTTCCGACATACTTTGAATTGGGTCTCCAGCTCAGCCTTCAAGAAATGGGTTCTTCTAAAATGATGCCATACTTTAACATgtttatattttcaaatattggtGGGGTGATTGCGGATCACCTTGTCACCAAGAAAATCCTGTCTATTACTAAAACCAGAAAAGTTTTGAACACAGTGGGTTTCATGGTTGCTTCTGTTGCATTGATGGCTCTTCCATTGTTCAGAACATCTGGAGGCGCTTTGTTTTGTTCCTCTGTGGCCCTTGG is from Nicotiana tabacum cultivar K326 chromosome 18, ASM71507v2, whole genome shotgun sequence and encodes:
- the LOC107780750 gene encoding putative anion transporter 5, which translates into the protein MGSSKFPKRYLIVFLTFICTSVCYIERVGFSIAYTAAADAVGINQTSKGVILSTFYYGYACSQVPGGWVAQKIGGRRVLLFSFVLWSLTCAFVPLDPTRPMILVIARLLVGVAQGFIFPSIHTVLAQWVPPHERSRSVSFTTSGMYLGAAMGMLMLPSLVKFRGPQSVFLAEAFLGAVWSLIWFTYATDPPRSDHRKASAAGFGESLLPIKGSSKMKAENGVHSSKIPGIPWKRILVSLPVWAIVVNNFTFHYALYVLMNWLPTYFELGLQLSLQEMGSSKMMPYFNMFIFSNIGGVIADHLVTKKILSITKTRKVLNTVGFMVASVALMALPLFRTSGGALFCSSVALGFLALGRAGFAVNHMDIAPRYAGIVMGVSNTAGTLAGIVGVDLTGRLLEAAKAAELDLTSPDSWRVVFLIPGVLCIFSSFVFLVLSTGERIFD